Within Sorghum bicolor cultivar BTx623 chromosome 2, Sorghum_bicolor_NCBIv3, whole genome shotgun sequence, the genomic segment CTACAGAGAACCATGGAAGAGAGATGGGTGTTGTGAGAGTGTAGGACAATGCACAGAGGAGGTAGAAGGAGAAGGTGGGAGGCAACTACATTCAACCTCAGAGAGTGGGACATGATACAGTGATTCAGGTAAATAAAGTGGATATGGAGATGACAGAGAATCAGCAGTATTTGGATGATTAGTTAAGTTACTTGACAAGGAAGCAAGATTTATTATACCAAACTATTATAACTCATGAATTTGTGAGCTGAAGAGTTTGGTTTAGAATACATAATAAAGAGCAAGCAACTGTTGACAAAGTCATGGATGCTGTGAAAAAGGCACAACCACACAAGACAGAAGGCAGCGCTATTCAATTACTTGTAATACACTGCCAAACTATTCAAGAAGCAAGTTATTATGCCCATCACATaaactataatttggaacaaaCGGAGTAAGTAACTTCAGTAGTGACATactatttattttcatattcAGTGTCTGAAGTTCGTATAAttggaaaagaaaaggaaaaaataacAATAACACCTTACATTAGGAGATTATCCAGAACCGGAATATCAAATGGTAACTTTACGACTCCAAGGGCAATAAACATGAGCAAGAACCACGCAGGAAATGTCATCATGCATAGCACTAAGAAAGACTTCTGTCCTGAAAAAACAAAGATGAGAACAAAAGGAAGCAATTTCAGTCCGAATCCTACAGTTATAGCTTTAGCTTATATATATTGTGGATTCAcaattacaataataataataattagcaCCAAATGATAGGTACAGTAGCTTGGTATGGATGAAATGGTGCGGGGCATCATCACCTTCGCAAGCGCGCGTCTCAGTGTTGTCGACTACCCACTCGGCGGCCTCGCGGAGGCGGCGCTCGGGCTCGCTCTCCGGCTTCCCGATGGGCGTGGTAGCGATGAGGTCCATGAACGCGGAGTTCTTCGCCTCCATGGATGCGGCGGCCGACGCAGCATCGTCGGAGACGCCG encodes:
- the LOC8071883 gene encoding probable NAD(P)H dehydrogenase subunit CRR3, chloroplastic encodes the protein MACRLALAGATATAAASRAPRRAVITAASASSAGEPARRIIRRRAPPGRQGSATAPPTQPSVEEVRRALGVSDDAASAAASMEAKNSAFMDLIATTPIGKPESEPERRLREAAEWVVDNTETRACEGQKSFLVLCMMTFPAWFLLMFIALGVVKLPFDIPVLDNLLM